The nucleotide sequence CGCCCTTAAACTAGACGCAGTGCCCGACCATGCCCCGACTCCAACCCGCGCCGTGCGTCTGCGCGCCGTGCGGCCCGCCCGACACAGGGGGAGCCTATGAACCGATACGACGACCGCGCCCGCCTCGTGTTCCACTACGCCCGTGAGGAGGGCAACCGCCTCGGGCACGCGATGGTCGGCCCCGAACACCTCCTGCTCGGCCTGATGCGCGAGGGCGGCACCGCCGCGACCATTCTCGGCGAGTTCGGTGCCTCCCTGGACGGCCTGCGCCGCCGCGTCGAGGAGATCATCGGGCGGGGCGAGGGCAGCCGCCTGAACGACGCGCCCTCCATCACCCCCCGCGCCCGCCGCGTGATGGAACTGGCGAGCGCCGAGGCCCGCTCGCTCGGCGCGCAGGTCACGTCCACCGAGCACATCCTCCTCGGCATCATCCGCGAGGGCGACGGGGTGGCCTTCCGCATCCTTCAGGAACTCACGAAGGACGTGGACACGATCCGCTGGCGCGTGCTGGCGCAGGGGGACGGCACGCCCGGCGGCAAGCCCGCCAAGCCCGTCGCCACCCCCTTCCTCGACGAGTACGGGCGCGACCTCACGAAGCAGGCCCGCGAGGGCAAGCTCGACCCGGTGATCGGGCGAAGCGAGGAAATCCGCCGCGTCACCCAGATTCTCACCCGCCGGACGAAGAACAACCCCGTCCTGATCGGCGACCCCGGCGTGGGCAAGACCGCCATCGTGGAGGGCCTCGCGCTCGCCATCTTCGAGAAGCGCACGCCGCCCAACCTGCACGACGTGCGGCTGGTGAGCCTCGACCTCTCGGGCGTCGTCGCGGGCACGAAGTACCGGGGCGAGTTCGAGGAGCGGCTGCGCCAGATCATCGAGGAGCTGCGGAACGCGAAGGTCATGGCCTTCATCGACGAGCTGCACACCCTCGTCGGCGCGGGCGGCGCGGAGGGGACGCTGGACGCGGCGAACATCCTCAAGCCCGCCCTGTCGCGCGGCGAGATTCAGGTCATCGGCGCGACCACCACGGGCGAGTACCACCGCTACATCGAGAAGGACGCCGCCCTGGAACGCCGTTTCCAGCCGGTGATCGTGCTGGAACCCAGCCCCGCCGAAACGCTGCAAATCCTGCGCGGCCTGCGTCCCCGCTACGAGGAGCACCACGGGGTCCAGATTCCGGACGCGGCGCTCGAACTTGCCGTCCGCATCGGCGAGCGCAGTCTGCCGGGGCGCAACTTCCCCGACAAGGCCATCGACCTCATCGACGAGGCGGCGAGCCGCGTGCGGCTGAACATGAGCGTGGGCCTGCCCATCACCGAGAACGAGGACGGCGAGCCGATGGTGGCCCGCGAGGATATCGAGAGCGTCATCAACTCAATGGGCGGCATCTACTCCGAGGAGTCGGCGGCGCAGCTCAGTGACCTCGAAGACCAGCTCACCGACCAGGTGTACGGCCAGCCGGAGGCGGTCAAGGCCCTCTCCAGCGCCCTGCGCCGTGCCCGTGTCGGGCTGGGCGGGCGCACCCGCGTGGCGGCGAGCTTCCTCTTCGTCGGTCCCAGCGGTGTGGGCAAGACGCACCTCGCCCGCGCGCTCTCGCGCACCCTCTTCGGCTCCGAGCGGTCGCTGATCCGGGTGGACATGAGCGAGTTTCAGGAGTCGCACTCCATCTCCAAGCTGATCGGGTCGCCTCCCGGCTACGTGGGCTACGAGCAGGGCGGGCGGCTGACCGAGGCCGTGCGCCGCCAGCCCTTCAGCGTGATCCTCCTCGACGAGATCGAAAAGGCGCACCCCGACATCTACAACACCTTCCTTCAGGTGCTCGACGATGGCCGCCTCACCGACGGACTGGGGCGTACGGTGGATTTCCGGCGCACGATCATCATCATGACGAGCAACACGGGCTTCAACGTGAACCCGACGGTGGGCTTCTCGCCCGTCACGCCCGACAACAACGCGCCGCTGCGGCACATCTTCACGCCCGAATTCCTCGACCGTCTCGACGACGTGATCCGCTTCCGCCCGCTCGGGGAGGACGAACTCGTGCGGGTGGCCCAGCAGCTCATGGGCGAGATGCGCGAGGAACTCGCCAGCCGCGAGCTGACCGTCACCTTCGACCCGGCCATCGCCGCGTGGCTCGTGAGCAAGCTCAAGGCCCGCAGTCCCAAGCACGCGGTCGGGTCCAGCCGCCAGCTTCGTACCCTGGTCCGCGAGGAGATCGAGGACCCGCTGGCGCTCGAACTCATCGGCAGCGTGGGCGAGGAACTGCGCGTCGTGCTGGGGCAGGACGGCATTCAGTTCGAGCGCGGCAAGGCGGCACCGCCGCAGATTCTGGCGTAACAGGCTCTCGGGAGAGGAACGGCGGAGGCTCGGGCGCGAGTCTCCGCCCTCTCCTTGTGCGGCTACTCGGCC is from Deinococcus sp. YIM 134068 and encodes:
- a CDS encoding ATP-dependent Clp protease ATP-binding subunit; this translates as MNRYDDRARLVFHYAREEGNRLGHAMVGPEHLLLGLMREGGTAATILGEFGASLDGLRRRVEEIIGRGEGSRLNDAPSITPRARRVMELASAEARSLGAQVTSTEHILLGIIREGDGVAFRILQELTKDVDTIRWRVLAQGDGTPGGKPAKPVATPFLDEYGRDLTKQAREGKLDPVIGRSEEIRRVTQILTRRTKNNPVLIGDPGVGKTAIVEGLALAIFEKRTPPNLHDVRLVSLDLSGVVAGTKYRGEFEERLRQIIEELRNAKVMAFIDELHTLVGAGGAEGTLDAANILKPALSRGEIQVIGATTTGEYHRYIEKDAALERRFQPVIVLEPSPAETLQILRGLRPRYEEHHGVQIPDAALELAVRIGERSLPGRNFPDKAIDLIDEAASRVRLNMSVGLPITENEDGEPMVAREDIESVINSMGGIYSEESAAQLSDLEDQLTDQVYGQPEAVKALSSALRRARVGLGGRTRVAASFLFVGPSGVGKTHLARALSRTLFGSERSLIRVDMSEFQESHSISKLIGSPPGYVGYEQGGRLTEAVRRQPFSVILLDEIEKAHPDIYNTFLQVLDDGRLTDGLGRTVDFRRTIIIMTSNTGFNVNPTVGFSPVTPDNNAPLRHIFTPEFLDRLDDVIRFRPLGEDELVRVAQQLMGEMREELASRELTVTFDPAIAAWLVSKLKARSPKHAVGSSRQLRTLVREEIEDPLALELIGSVGEELRVVLGQDGIQFERGKAAPPQILA